The Deinococcus detaillensis genome contains a region encoding:
- a CDS encoding DMT family transporter, with amino-acid sequence MPRHTLGIALLIVVTCIWGSTFAIVKTLGETLSPQVLIAWRFTIGTLATLPLLLFWRRFSPTPSAGSNSSTTPQRSLWKDGLLVGAWLIVGYGTQTIALQTTSANRAAFITALSVVLVPLWQAIALRRPLSVFLWSAVALAVTGLALLSWEGGALVVGDLWALVCAVSYAGFILTLDRTAQHHAALPFTLVQLASVTVLAWLWALLSGAELLPPSAQWGGLLYLGVVATSLTTLLQTTGQRWVSAAEASIIYALEPVTASLFSFVLIGERVGLRGLLGGGLVIIATVLSQWKNTLAEAERANPPHAPHGQTIPAAPEPNRPHSKDA; translated from the coding sequence ATGCCTCGCCATACCCTCGGAATCGCCCTCCTCATCGTCGTCACCTGCATTTGGGGCAGCACCTTTGCCATCGTCAAAACGCTTGGCGAAACACTCTCGCCGCAAGTCTTGATCGCCTGGCGTTTTACCATCGGCACGCTAGCCACCTTGCCGCTGCTATTATTTTGGCGACGCTTCTCTCCCACGCCTTCAGCCGGTTCCAATTCCTCCACCACGCCTCAGCGCTCACTCTGGAAAGACGGGCTGCTGGTCGGGGCGTGGCTGATCGTCGGCTACGGCACACAAACCATTGCCCTGCAAACCACCTCGGCCAACCGCGCCGCTTTTATCACGGCCCTGAGTGTGGTGCTGGTGCCGCTGTGGCAAGCCATTGCTCTGCGCCGCCCGCTGAGCGTTTTCCTCTGGTCGGCGGTGGCTTTGGCCGTCACCGGCTTAGCGCTGCTGTCGTGGGAAGGCGGGGCGCTGGTCGTGGGTGATTTGTGGGCGCTGGTCTGCGCCGTGAGTTACGCGGGTTTTATTTTGACTTTAGACCGCACTGCTCAGCACCACGCCGCACTGCCTTTCACTTTGGTGCAGCTCGCCAGCGTCACCGTGTTGGCGTGGCTATGGGCGCTGCTCTCCGGCGCAGAACTGCTGCCGCCGAGCGCTCAGTGGGGCGGGTTGCTGTATTTGGGCGTCGTTGCCACCAGCCTGACCACCTTGCTGCAAACCACCGGCCAACGTTGGGTCAGCGCCGCCGAGGCCAGCATCATCTACGCGCTCGAACCCGTCACTGCCAGTCTGTTTAGCTTCGTGCTGATCGGTGAGCGTGTTGGCCTGCGCGGCTTGCTAGGAGGAGGTTTGGTGATCATCGCCACCGTGCTGAGCCAGTGGAAAAATACGCTGGCCGAAGCTGAGCGGGCTAACCCTCCCCACGCACCGCACGGGCAAACCATTCCGGCAGCGCCTGAGCCGAACCGTCCGCATTCGAAGGACGCTTAA